One stretch of Streptomyces sp. R21 DNA includes these proteins:
- a CDS encoding amino acid adenylation domain-containing protein, which produces MSGPVADVLPLSPAQEGLLFHTLKDTSGPDPYLVQARFRLGPGIESATVRTAVTQLLRRHPNLRACFRHERLDRPVQIVPRAVKVPWREADLTGLTPAEAATRTEQLLRADAARRFDPARPPLVRAVFARHDTGAELLLSFHHILLDGWSMPVLEEDLAALIAGRALPPAAPYRDYLAWLSRQGQEGQAKAETAWAEALEGLEKPALLAPHERDDRADAFDHAQVWLSADLTAALTKRAADVGVTLNTLVQTAWSLVLARMTGSRDLVFGAVVSGRPHDLPGVESMIGLFVNTLPVRVRLRAGETAGELLVRLQGEQSGLVAHHHARLAQVQRAVGVGELFDSILAFENFPQRAGDDTGPDEVHLVRVTDATHYPVTLAVVAGERMMLSVGCRRGPSASAVTDRMARALEQLAADCDRLADEIDVLPPGEHLRLLDLAAGPVRPVAEPATVTGRFTAQAARTPDAAAVEGDGGTLTYAGLDAASDALAARLVQAGTAPGDTVALLLPRSPSVVVAQLAVLKAGACWLPLDPAQPAARLARTAGEAGVGLALTHAGNTVQLPENIRLLDVADTPRGVPEGQLPPAHPESPACVLYTSGSTGEPKGVVVPQRALVELAADARFRGGAHRRVLLHAPYTFDSATYEVWVPLLNGGTVVVAPPGPVTPALLRRVIPERRITALLLTPELLRTVAEIAPDAPAGLREVWAGGDVLAPETVARIRQHCPGTTVVNGYGPTEATVFATAHTAADGSGAVPVGRPLDNTRAYVLDSGLRPVPVGGTGELYLAGTGLAHGYLGRPGVSAERFVADPYGAPGTRMYRTGDLARWAPDGTLAFAGRADDQFKVRGFRIEPAEVESALADCPGVRRAVVAPRLDATGGKRLAAWLVLEEPGGLEKSSDLEEPSGLGKPSGLEEPSGLEEPSDLEEPSDLGKPSGPEQPSDLEGPSDPEKPAGLDNPSDDPSSAPSADPSSDPWPQTLARVREFASARLPSHLIPSVWARIDRIPLTRHGKTDRAALPEPVALAHPAATRAPGSATERELCALFAEVLGVPAVDPDTDFFAAGGHSLTALRLASKAQSALGVPVPLATLFAAPTPAGLATRLKGQGPGSTGAPSADPMASLAPLLTLRAEGDRIPVFGVHPGLGLGWSFAGLLPHLHPDRPLHVLQSQALTEGAKALPDSVGALADAYTERIRAVRPGGPYVLVGQSFGGPVAHEIAVRLRRAGQEVRLLAVLDSMPRPPGTSRLPADVVEREVLRILLNSHVPKGAGQSSEPSAGPPSTRAEAFAAVRAAGSPLAAFGDRLLHAMADAGTHHIHLSRSWRPSPYDGRLVLFSATHDPWPSTEELTEAWRQCTAGVDTHELACTHSDVLRPDPAALIAAVLETALQGD; this is translated from the coding sequence ATGAGCGGGCCCGTCGCGGACGTCCTGCCGCTGTCCCCGGCGCAGGAAGGACTGCTGTTCCACACCCTGAAGGACACGTCCGGACCCGACCCGTACCTGGTCCAGGCCCGTTTCCGGCTCGGCCCCGGCATCGAGTCGGCGACGGTGCGCACCGCGGTGACCCAGCTGCTGCGACGCCACCCCAACCTGCGCGCCTGCTTCCGGCACGAACGGCTCGACCGGCCCGTGCAGATCGTTCCGCGCGCGGTCAAAGTCCCTTGGCGGGAGGCCGATTTGACGGGGCTCACCCCCGCCGAGGCGGCCACCAGGACCGAGCAGCTGCTGCGCGCGGACGCGGCCCGGCGCTTCGACCCGGCCCGGCCGCCGCTGGTCCGCGCGGTGTTCGCCCGCCACGACACCGGCGCCGAACTCCTTCTCTCCTTCCACCACATCCTGCTCGACGGCTGGTCGATGCCCGTCCTGGAGGAGGACCTCGCCGCCCTGATCGCGGGCCGCGCCCTACCGCCCGCCGCGCCCTACCGCGACTACCTGGCGTGGCTGAGCCGGCAGGGCCAGGAGGGGCAGGCCAAGGCGGAGACCGCGTGGGCGGAGGCGCTGGAGGGCCTGGAGAAACCCGCACTGCTCGCGCCGCACGAGAGGGACGACCGGGCGGACGCCTTCGATCACGCCCAGGTGTGGCTGTCCGCCGACCTGACCGCGGCGCTCACCAAACGGGCGGCCGACGTGGGCGTCACGCTCAACACCCTGGTGCAGACGGCCTGGTCACTGGTGCTGGCCCGGATGACCGGCTCCCGTGACCTGGTGTTCGGCGCGGTGGTGTCCGGCCGCCCGCACGATCTGCCCGGCGTGGAGAGCATGATCGGGCTGTTCGTCAACACACTGCCGGTCCGCGTACGGCTGCGGGCCGGCGAGACCGCGGGGGAGCTGCTGGTCCGCCTCCAGGGCGAGCAGTCCGGCCTCGTCGCGCACCATCACGCGCGCCTCGCCCAGGTGCAGCGTGCGGTGGGCGTCGGGGAGCTGTTCGACTCGATCCTCGCCTTCGAGAACTTCCCGCAGCGCGCCGGGGACGACACCGGCCCGGACGAGGTGCACCTGGTCCGGGTCACGGACGCGACCCACTACCCCGTCACCCTCGCCGTCGTCGCCGGTGAGCGGATGATGCTGTCGGTCGGCTGCCGCCGGGGCCCCTCCGCGTCCGCCGTCACCGACCGCATGGCCCGCGCCCTTGAACAACTGGCCGCCGACTGCGACCGGTTGGCCGACGAGATCGATGTCCTGCCACCCGGCGAACATCTGCGGCTGCTCGATCTCGCCGCCGGACCGGTCCGGCCCGTCGCCGAACCGGCCACCGTCACCGGCCGGTTCACCGCCCAGGCCGCCCGTACGCCGGATGCCGCCGCCGTCGAAGGGGACGGCGGAACCCTGACCTACGCCGGCCTGGACGCCGCATCCGACGCGCTCGCCGCCCGGCTGGTCCAGGCGGGCACGGCCCCCGGCGACACGGTGGCCCTGCTCCTGCCCCGCTCCCCGTCCGTGGTCGTCGCCCAGCTGGCGGTGCTCAAGGCAGGTGCCTGCTGGCTCCCGCTGGACCCCGCCCAACCGGCCGCACGCCTGGCCCGCACGGCGGGGGAGGCGGGGGTCGGGCTGGCCCTGACGCATGCCGGGAACACGGTCCAACTACCCGAGAACATAAGGCTGTTGGACGTAGCCGACACTCCCAGGGGCGTCCCGGAAGGCCAGCTCCCTCCTGCCCACCCCGAGTCGCCCGCGTGCGTCCTCTACACCTCCGGCTCGACCGGCGAGCCCAAGGGCGTCGTCGTCCCGCAGCGGGCCCTCGTCGAACTCGCCGCCGACGCCCGCTTCCGGGGCGGCGCCCATCGGCGGGTGCTGCTGCACGCCCCGTACACCTTCGACTCTGCGACGTACGAGGTGTGGGTCCCGCTGCTGAACGGCGGCACCGTGGTCGTCGCGCCGCCGGGGCCGGTCACCCCCGCACTCCTGCGGCGGGTGATCCCCGAGCGGCGGATCACCGCGCTGCTCCTCACCCCCGAACTCCTGCGCACCGTCGCCGAGATCGCGCCCGACGCACCGGCCGGGCTGCGCGAGGTGTGGGCCGGGGGCGACGTCCTCGCGCCCGAGACCGTGGCCCGGATCCGGCAGCACTGCCCGGGCACGACCGTCGTCAACGGCTACGGCCCCACCGAGGCGACCGTGTTCGCCACCGCCCACACCGCCGCGGACGGCTCGGGCGCCGTGCCCGTCGGACGCCCGCTGGACAACACCCGCGCCTACGTCCTCGACAGCGGGCTGCGTCCGGTGCCCGTGGGCGGCACGGGGGAGCTGTATCTCGCGGGCACCGGCCTCGCGCACGGCTACCTAGGGCGGCCCGGCGTGAGTGCCGAGCGGTTCGTCGCCGACCCGTACGGGGCGCCCGGCACCCGGATGTACCGCACCGGTGACCTGGCCCGCTGGGCACCGGACGGCACCCTGGCCTTCGCCGGCCGCGCCGACGACCAGTTCAAGGTCCGCGGCTTCCGCATCGAACCCGCCGAGGTCGAATCCGCCCTCGCCGACTGCCCCGGCGTCCGCCGCGCCGTCGTAGCCCCGCGCCTGGACGCCACGGGCGGCAAACGCCTGGCGGCGTGGCTGGTACTGGAGGAGCCGGGGGGCCTGGAGAAGTCCTCGGATCTGGAGGAGCCGTCTGGCCTGGGGAAGCCGTCTGGCTTGGAGGAGCCGTCTGGCTTGGAGGAGCCTTCCGACCTGGAGGAGCCTTCCGACCTGGGGAAGCCTTCCGGCCCGGAGCAGCCCTCAGACCTGGAGGGGCCCTCGGATCCGGAGAAGCCCGCTGGCCTCGACAACCCCTCCGACGACCCTTCCTCCGCTCCCTCAGCCGACCCCTCCAGCGACCCCTGGCCCCAAACCCTCGCCCGCGTAAGGGAGTTCGCCTCCGCCCGCCTCCCCTCCCACCTCATCCCCTCCGTCTGGGCCCGCATCGACCGCATACCGCTCACCCGGCACGGCAAGACCGACCGGGCCGCGCTGCCCGAGCCGGTCGCCCTCGCCCACCCCGCCGCCACCCGTGCACCGGGGAGCGCCACCGAGCGTGAGCTGTGTGCGCTGTTCGCCGAAGTGCTCGGCGTACCCGCGGTGGACCCGGACACCGACTTCTTCGCGGCCGGAGGCCATTCCCTGACCGCACTGCGGCTGGCGTCGAAGGCGCAGAGCGCGCTCGGCGTGCCGGTGCCGCTGGCCACGCTGTTCGCGGCGCCGACCCCGGCGGGCCTCGCCACCCGGCTGAAGGGCCAGGGACCCGGCAGTACCGGAGCCCCGTCCGCCGACCCCATGGCCTCGCTCGCCCCCCTCCTCACCCTCCGCGCGGAGGGTGACCGCATCCCGGTCTTCGGCGTGCACCCCGGGCTCGGCCTCGGCTGGTCCTTCGCCGGGCTGCTGCCGCACCTCCACCCCGACCGGCCGCTGCACGTGCTCCAGAGCCAGGCGCTGACCGAGGGCGCCAAGGCGCTGCCGGACAGCGTCGGGGCGCTGGCGGACGCGTACACCGAGCGCATCCGCGCGGTGCGGCCGGGCGGCCCGTACGTGCTGGTCGGCCAGTCCTTCGGCGGCCCGGTCGCGCACGAGATCGCCGTACGCCTGCGGCGCGCGGGGCAGGAGGTACGGCTGTTGGCGGTCCTGGACTCCATGCCCCGCCCGCCCGGCACATCCCGGCTCCCGGCGGACGTGGTCGAACGCGAAGTCCTGCGGATCCTGCTGAACAGCCATGTGCCGAAGGGCGCGGGGCAGTCGTCGGAGCCGTCAGCGGGGCCGCCCTCCACCCGCGCGGAAGCGTTCGCAGCCGTCCGCGCCGCAGGCAGCCCCCTCGCCGCCTTCGGCGACCGGCTCCTGCACGCCATGGCCGACGCCGGTACCCACCACATCCACCTCTCGCGCAGCTGGCGCCCGTCGCCGTACGACGGCCGGCTGGTCCTCTTCTCCGCGACGCACGACCCGTGGCCCAGCACCGAGGAGCTGACCGAGGCCTGGCGGCAGTGCACCGCCGGCGTCGACACGCACGAACTGGCCTGTACCCACAGCGACGTACTCCGACCGGACCCCGCGGCCCTGATCGCCGCCGTCCTCGAAACCGCCCTCCAGGGGGACTGA
- a CDS encoding beta-ketoacyl synthase N-terminal-like domain-containing protein, producing MTETVNPANNTTDALDSGTLDSGTLDSAIAVIGMSGRFPGAPDLDTYWQNLVGGVCSISDFTDDELLADGADPAEIGGRDYVPSKGYLADADRFDPALFGFNRTEAAVLDPQHRLLLQTAWAALEDAGHDPLAAPPRTGVYVGGGVTEHMLAAQTDPKLAAQIGALQVRILTDREFLAPWVSYRLGLDGPSLNVQTACSTSLTAVHLAVQALLMGDCDTALAGGVAVDTVRRRGYVHYQGGIFAPDGRCRPFDERSGGTVPGNGVGVVVLRRLSDALADGDPVRAVIRGSAVTNDGAARVGFTAPGVDQQTAAIVEAWTAAGLEPADAQYVEAHGTATELGDRIEASAATAAFKGALGTGAIGLGSVKANIGHLDAAAGVAGFIKTVLMLEHATLAPTAGAGRPHPELALDDSPFHVVDSARPWPRPERGPRRAGISSVGIGGTNVHVVLEQAPPSPTAPRSTSPEILLLSAHTEEALRTVAARLATALRAPDAPSLADTAHTLRFGRTPQPVRAYVLAADHAEAATRLTELAEGRAVSTPAGADELRTLGEAWLRDEHLPWPGQGRRTALPTYPFEGESFGALTLDTRRQEPASPAAEEAPESLGGDNLEHSIRALLAEALGLDPSHDPDMTYFAAGGDSLTAVHLVGTLRDEFDLDVPLTLFLEQLTLHEMARQIVAGRDSDDSLDALLSEFEAE from the coding sequence ATGACCGAGACCGTGAACCCCGCGAACAACACGACCGACGCCCTCGACTCCGGGACGCTCGACTCCGGGACCCTCGACTCCGCGATCGCCGTGATCGGCATGAGCGGCCGCTTCCCGGGCGCCCCCGACCTCGACACGTACTGGCAGAACCTCGTCGGCGGGGTCTGCTCGATCAGCGACTTCACCGACGACGAACTCCTCGCCGACGGCGCCGATCCGGCCGAGATCGGCGGCCGCGACTACGTCCCCTCCAAGGGGTACCTCGCGGACGCAGACCGCTTCGACCCCGCCCTCTTCGGCTTCAACCGCACCGAGGCCGCCGTCCTCGACCCGCAGCACCGGCTGCTCCTGCAGACCGCGTGGGCCGCCCTGGAGGACGCCGGGCACGACCCGCTCGCCGCGCCGCCCCGCACCGGCGTCTACGTCGGCGGCGGTGTCACCGAGCACATGCTCGCCGCCCAGACCGACCCGAAGCTGGCCGCGCAGATCGGCGCGCTCCAGGTGCGCATCCTCACCGACCGCGAGTTCCTCGCCCCCTGGGTCTCCTACCGCCTCGGCCTCGACGGCCCGAGCCTGAACGTGCAGACCGCCTGCTCCACGTCTCTCACGGCGGTGCACCTGGCCGTACAGGCGCTGCTCATGGGCGACTGCGACACGGCACTGGCCGGGGGCGTGGCCGTGGACACCGTACGAAGGCGCGGATACGTCCACTACCAGGGCGGGATCTTCGCGCCCGACGGCCGCTGCCGGCCCTTCGACGAGCGGTCGGGCGGCACGGTGCCCGGCAACGGCGTCGGTGTCGTGGTGCTGCGCCGGCTCTCCGACGCGCTCGCCGACGGCGACCCGGTCCGCGCCGTCATCCGCGGCAGCGCCGTCACCAACGACGGTGCCGCCCGCGTCGGATTCACCGCACCCGGCGTCGACCAGCAGACCGCCGCCATCGTGGAGGCCTGGACGGCGGCGGGCCTCGAACCGGCCGACGCCCAGTACGTGGAGGCGCACGGCACGGCCACCGAACTCGGCGACCGCATCGAGGCGAGCGCCGCGACCGCCGCGTTCAAGGGCGCGCTCGGCACCGGTGCCATCGGCCTCGGCTCGGTGAAGGCGAACATCGGCCACCTGGACGCGGCCGCGGGCGTCGCCGGGTTCATCAAGACCGTCCTCATGCTGGAGCACGCCACGCTCGCACCCACCGCGGGCGCCGGCCGCCCCCACCCCGAACTCGCCCTCGACGACTCCCCGTTCCACGTCGTCGACAGCGCCCGGCCGTGGCCGCGGCCCGAGCGCGGCCCCCGTCGGGCCGGCATCAGTTCGGTCGGCATCGGCGGCACGAACGTCCACGTGGTCCTGGAACAGGCCCCGCCGAGCCCGACCGCCCCGCGCTCCACGAGCCCGGAGATCCTCCTCCTCTCCGCCCACACGGAGGAGGCCCTCCGCACTGTCGCCGCCCGCCTCGCCACCGCGCTGCGCGCCCCCGACGCCCCCTCCCTCGCCGACACGGCCCACACCCTCCGTTTCGGCCGCACCCCGCAGCCCGTACGCGCCTACGTCCTCGCCGCCGACCACGCGGAGGCGGCGACCCGCCTGACCGAACTGGCCGAGGGCCGCGCGGTGTCCACCCCGGCGGGCGCCGACGAACTCCGCACTCTCGGCGAGGCCTGGCTGCGGGACGAACACCTCCCTTGGCCCGGCCAGGGCCGCCGCACCGCCCTCCCGACGTACCCCTTCGAGGGCGAGAGCTTCGGCGCGCTGACCCTGGACACACGCCGACAGGAGCCCGCGTCCCCGGCCGCAGAGGAGGCACCGGAGTCGCTGGGCGGCGACAATCTGGAGCACTCCATCCGAGCCCTCCTCGCCGAGGCCCTCGGCCTGGACCCCTCCCACGACCCGGACATGACCTACTTCGCCGCCGGCGGAGACTCCCTCACCGCCGTCCACCTGGTCGGCACCCTCCGCGACGAGTTCGACCTCGACGTCCCCCTCACCCTCTTCCTCGAACAGCTCACCCTCCACGAGATGGCCCGCCAGATCGTGGCGGGCCGCGACTCCGACGATTCCCTGGACGCGCTGCTGAGCGAGTTCGAGGCGGAGTGA
- a CDS encoding amino acid adenylation domain-containing protein, producing MTTETLDLIEPDVGPDPAYGNTVEGSDEYEFPVSDSQSRLLVLDQLNPGTAQYNVPAAFAVRGPFDLPAFARALDTLVARHESLRTVFRTAPDGTQTQLVRATDRAALTVERDVPLDVVDARMRAEAAHAFDPATGPLLRSTVYAVADGTHRVLLVAHHLVCDGWSLGVMLDDLGAAYREETAGIPSAHEPPLQFPDFAVWQRERLAEGAYGPAVAHWAGRLRGAPATVELPTDRPRSGVPSAAGGSERFLLTAATRARLAETAGACGATPFMALFAVYAAFLARLTGRDDLVVGYPVSGRERPELQQTVGMLANTLALRVDLSGDPSLRELTGRIRAALAAAAPYQDAPFEAVVDALAPDREMGHDPVVQVVFAYDDDTALTLDLTGTDTERLELTLDTAKFDFHLHMERWGEDLAAQFIYRSDLFDAATVRRWTRTFATLLDGVLDDPDAPLSAVEAVAEDERLLLIAQTDRLAEAAAPDRLVPDLIADVAAARPDATALVCGDVHLSYRELLARADELAARLRAAGVGPGFRVGLLLPRSADQGIAALAVLRAGGAYVPLDQAHPHDRLRYMADCSGTGLLLTSEATAARGLELGVPCLRVDLPDPAEAPPVPQGPAPGARDLAYVLFTSGSTGRPKGVAVEHRALVNLTMGARHSFPVTAEDRVLQFVAFGFDVAVSDLFFPWVAGAELHVPLEDERLGEALLHRLRDSRITYVFLPPSAAMMLPDVTGQLPDLRTIAVGGEACPPELVERLHEPGRRIVNAYGPSEVTVYSHTADLEPGDPVVLGNSVAGARYYVLDELLRPSPVGVTGEIYITGAGLARGYIEQPGLTAERFVADPYGAPGTRMYRSGDLGRIDPRGALTYLGRSDLQVKLRGVRLELGEVESQLARHPDVVVAAAAVRGTGSEQRLVAYVVGRDGAAPDDSVLRAHLAEGLPAFMVPEVFVRLDALPLSSNGKIDRSRLPEPTVTRRTPDATWTEAGTATERLVADAWARVLTVDRVGAHDNFFELGGNSTRLLRVLVALREAGADGGISLIDLFRHPTVAALAARLDQARTTEDTPPEGPIGTSAVHGTERHTRRTAAARRLRSRKGTPR from the coding sequence ATGACCACCGAGACCCTTGACCTCATCGAACCGGACGTAGGCCCGGATCCGGCGTACGGGAACACTGTCGAAGGCAGTGACGAATACGAGTTCCCCGTCTCCGACTCCCAGAGCCGGCTGCTCGTCCTCGACCAGCTGAACCCGGGCACCGCCCAGTACAACGTGCCCGCCGCCTTCGCCGTACGCGGACCCTTCGACCTGCCCGCGTTCGCCCGCGCCCTGGACACGCTCGTCGCCCGCCACGAGTCACTGCGCACCGTCTTCCGCACCGCCCCGGACGGCACCCAGACCCAGCTGGTCCGGGCCACCGACCGGGCCGCGCTCACCGTCGAGCGGGACGTGCCCCTCGACGTGGTGGACGCGCGGATGCGTGCCGAGGCGGCCCACGCCTTCGACCCCGCGACCGGACCCCTGCTCCGCAGCACCGTGTACGCCGTCGCCGACGGCACCCACCGCGTCCTGCTCGTCGCCCACCACCTGGTCTGCGACGGCTGGTCGCTTGGCGTGATGCTGGACGACCTCGGCGCCGCCTACCGCGAGGAGACGGCGGGCATCCCCAGCGCACACGAACCGCCCCTGCAGTTCCCGGACTTCGCCGTCTGGCAGCGCGAGCGGCTCGCCGAGGGGGCGTACGGCCCGGCGGTCGCGCACTGGGCGGGACGGCTGCGCGGCGCTCCCGCCACCGTGGAGCTGCCGACGGACCGGCCGCGGTCCGGCGTGCCCTCGGCGGCCGGCGGCAGTGAGCGGTTCCTGCTGACGGCGGCCACCCGGGCCCGCCTCGCCGAGACGGCCGGCGCCTGCGGAGCGACGCCCTTCATGGCGCTGTTCGCCGTCTACGCCGCCTTCCTGGCCCGCCTCACCGGCCGCGACGACCTCGTCGTCGGCTACCCCGTGTCCGGCCGCGAGCGCCCCGAACTGCAGCAGACCGTCGGCATGCTCGCCAACACCCTCGCCCTGCGCGTCGACTTGAGCGGTGACCCCTCGCTCCGCGAGCTGACCGGCCGGATCCGCGCCGCCCTGGCCGCCGCCGCTCCCTACCAGGACGCACCCTTCGAGGCGGTCGTCGACGCGCTCGCCCCGGACCGCGAGATGGGCCACGACCCGGTCGTCCAGGTCGTGTTCGCCTACGACGACGACACCGCGCTCACTCTGGACCTCACCGGCACCGACACCGAGCGGCTCGAACTCACCCTGGACACCGCCAAGTTCGACTTCCACCTGCACATGGAGCGGTGGGGCGAGGACCTGGCCGCCCAGTTCATCTACCGCAGCGACCTCTTCGACGCGGCGACCGTACGGCGCTGGACGCGCACCTTCGCCACCCTCCTGGACGGCGTGCTCGACGACCCGGACGCCCCGCTGTCCGCCGTCGAGGCGGTGGCCGAGGACGAGCGGCTGCTGCTGATCGCGCAGACCGACCGCCTCGCCGAGGCCGCCGCCCCCGACCGCCTGGTGCCCGACCTGATCGCCGACGTGGCCGCCGCCCGCCCCGACGCCACGGCCCTGGTGTGCGGCGACGTACACCTCAGCTACCGCGAACTGCTCGCCCGCGCCGATGAGTTGGCCGCCCGGCTGCGCGCCGCGGGCGTGGGACCCGGCTTCCGCGTCGGACTGCTGCTGCCCCGCTCCGCGGACCAGGGCATCGCCGCCCTCGCGGTGCTGCGCGCGGGCGGCGCCTACGTCCCCCTCGACCAGGCACACCCGCACGACCGGCTGCGCTACATGGCCGACTGCTCGGGCACCGGCCTGCTGCTCACCTCCGAGGCCACCGCGGCCAGGGGCCTGGAACTCGGCGTGCCCTGTCTGCGTGTCGACCTGCCCGACCCGGCGGAGGCGCCCCCGGTCCCGCAGGGCCCGGCCCCCGGCGCCCGCGACCTCGCCTACGTGCTGTTCACCTCCGGCTCCACCGGCCGCCCCAAGGGCGTGGCCGTCGAGCACCGCGCGCTGGTCAACCTCACGATGGGCGCCCGGCACTCGTTCCCGGTGACCGCCGAGGACCGGGTGCTCCAGTTCGTGGCGTTCGGCTTCGACGTCGCCGTGTCCGACCTGTTCTTCCCCTGGGTCGCGGGCGCCGAGCTGCACGTCCCGCTGGAGGACGAGCGGCTCGGCGAGGCCCTGCTGCACCGGCTGCGCGACTCCCGGATCACATACGTGTTCCTGCCGCCGTCCGCCGCGATGATGCTGCCCGACGTCACCGGACAGCTCCCCGACCTGCGGACCATCGCGGTCGGCGGCGAGGCCTGCCCTCCCGAACTCGTCGAGCGGCTGCACGAACCCGGCCGGCGGATCGTCAACGCCTACGGGCCGAGCGAGGTCACCGTCTACTCCCACACCGCCGACCTCGAACCCGGCGACCCCGTCGTCCTCGGCAACTCCGTGGCCGGCGCCCGCTACTACGTCCTGGACGAGCTGCTGCGCCCGTCCCCCGTCGGCGTCACCGGCGAGATCTACATCACCGGCGCCGGACTCGCCCGCGGCTACATCGAGCAGCCCGGCCTGACCGCCGAACGGTTCGTCGCCGACCCGTACGGCGCCCCCGGTACCCGGATGTACCGCAGCGGCGACCTCGGCCGGATCGACCCGCGCGGGGCGCTGACCTACCTCGGCCGCAGCGACCTCCAGGTCAAGCTGCGCGGGGTGCGCCTGGAACTCGGCGAGGTCGAGTCGCAGCTCGCCCGGCACCCGGACGTCGTGGTCGCCGCGGCCGCCGTCCGCGGCACGGGGAGTGAACAGAGGCTCGTCGCCTACGTCGTCGGTCGCGACGGGGCCGCGCCCGACGACTCCGTCCTGCGCGCCCACCTCGCCGAGGGACTGCCCGCCTTCATGGTGCCGGAGGTGTTCGTCCGCCTCGACGCGCTGCCGCTCAGCAGCAACGGCAAGATCGACCGCTCCCGGCTGCCCGAGCCCACCGTCACCCGGCGCACCCCGGACGCGACCTGGACCGAGGCCGGCACCGCCACCGAGCGGCTGGTGGCGGACGCCTGGGCGCGGGTGCTCACCGTCGACCGGGTCGGCGCCCACGACAACTTCTTCGAGCTGGGCGGCAATTCGACCCGGCTGCTGCGCGTGCTGGTCGCCCTGCGCGAGGCCGGCGCGGACGGCGGGATCTCGCTGATCGACCTGTTCCGCCACCCCACGGTCGCGGCGCTCGCCGCCCGCCTCGACCAGGCCCGCACCACCGAGGACACGCCGCCCGAAGGCCCCATCGGCACCTCCGCCGTACACGGCACCGAACGACACACCCGGCGCACCGCCGCCGCCCGACGACTCCGCTCCCGGAAAGGCACCCCACGATGA
- a CDS encoding DUF1062 domain-containing protein — protein sequence MLNNWVVMPTCLPTVLRRCHACASERFRANGKFRVNANHKLLDAWLLVLCSACGDTAKLTVFERMNVRSVRPELLDRMHANDPGLAAELLQDPGVRRRNRIALDWDGAWRLDTGGSDRSDQLEREVSEVIDVSVRFAARIPVRPVRLIAEGCGLSRAEVERLITEGKVVSADRLSGRLSGGFTFMLKR from the coding sequence GTGCTCAATAACTGGGTGGTCATGCCCACCTGCCTGCCGACCGTTCTCCGTCGTTGCCACGCGTGCGCGTCCGAGCGGTTCCGGGCGAACGGCAAGTTTCGTGTCAACGCCAACCACAAGCTCCTCGACGCCTGGCTCCTCGTGCTCTGCAGCGCATGCGGGGACACGGCGAAGCTCACGGTCTTCGAGCGGATGAACGTGCGTTCCGTACGGCCTGAGCTGCTGGACCGGATGCACGCCAACGACCCCGGCCTGGCAGCCGAGTTGCTCCAGGATCCGGGCGTACGGCGGCGTAATCGCATCGCCCTCGACTGGGACGGTGCCTGGCGCCTCGACACCGGCGGATCGGATCGCTCGGATCAGCTGGAGCGCGAGGTGAGCGAGGTGATCGATGTATCGGTGCGCTTCGCGGCGCGGATACCCGTCCGGCCGGTGCGACTGATCGCCGAAGGCTGCGGTCTCTCGCGGGCCGAGGTCGAGCGGCTGATCACGGAGGGGAAGGTCGTTTCGGCCGACCGGCTGAGCGGCAGGCTCTCCGGCGGCTTCACCTTCATGCTCAAGCGCTGA